The Amycolatopsis sp. DG1A-15b genome contains the following window.
CGGCGAGTGCCCGCAACAACGACCCGGGCAGCTCACGGTCCACGGCGTCGGCGTAGCCCGGCACGACGATCGTGTCCGCCCGGCGCAGCAGTTCCAGCCCGCCGTCCGGGATCACCGTGGTTCCCCCGGCGACCGGCACGGGCCCGCCTCCCACGGACACGGTCACGAGGTCGTACGCCTCCGGCGCCTCCCGGCCGAACACGTGCACCGGGATCGCGTAGTCGAGGGGCAGGACGTTCTCGAGCAGGACGACGACCATCCGGTGCCGGGGCATGGCAGCATCCTATCGACACGCGCTGATACTGCCGGCGCGCTCAGCGCAGGTCCCGGAAGAATTCGGTGATGTCGCGAGCGAGCAGTCCGGGTTCCTCGTAGGCGGCGAAGTGGCCGCCGCGAGGCATGGTCGTGTACCTCGTGACGTGGTACGTGCGCTCCGCCCAGCTGCGCGGCGGCTGGGTGAGGTCGGCCGGGAACAGCGCGACGGCGGTCGGCACCTCGACCCGCTCGACCCGGCGGGTCAGCTTCTCGCCGTACTCGTAGTACGGCCGGAAGGAGGTCGAGATGGTGTTGGTGAACCAGTAGAGCGACGCCTGGGTCAGCAGGAAGTCGTCACTGAACCGCGAGGACAGGTCCCCTCCGCAGTCGCTCCACGCGCGGTACTTCTCGATGATCCACGCGAGCAGCCCGGCCGGCGAGTCGGCCAAGCCGTAGGCCAGGGTGACCGGCCGGGTGCTCTGCTGGTGCTGGTAGGCGCCTTCCCGCGCCGACCAGGTCGCCACCGAATCGAGGTAGGCCCTCTCCGGCGCGGTGAGGCTCTCGTCGTCGTGGGCGACCGGAGCGGCGACGGCCGTCAGGTGGATACCGATCACCGCCTCGGGATGGGCTTCGGCCAGCCGGGAGGTGATGCCCGCACCCAGGTCCCCGCCGTGCGCCGCGTACCGGGAAAAGCCCAGTTCCTCGCGCATGAGCAGGTGCCACAGCTCGTGGGTCGGCACGGGATCGGCGAGCGAAGGACGTTGCGGGGAGAAGGCGAAACCGGGCAGCGACGGGACGATGACGGTGCACGAGTCCGCCGCGGAACCACCGTGCTTCGACGGCGTGGCCAGCCGCCGGGCGAAATCGGTCAGCTCCAGGAACGAGCTGGGCCACCCGTTGGTCAGCACGATCGGCAGGGCGTCCGGGGCTTCGCCGTCGAAACGCAGGTAGTGCACCGGCGTCCCGGCGAGGTCCGCGAAGTGGTGGGGCAGCGCGTTGATGGCGGCTTCGTGCGCACGCCAGTCGTAGCCGGACGCCCAGTGGGCGACCAGTCGCCGCAGCTCATCGGGATCGGTGCCGGCCGACCAGCCGATCACCGGCCACGGAGCCGGCCATCGCGTGCCGGCCAGCCGGGTTCGCAGCTCGCCGAGTTCGGCATCGGTGACCGCGAGCACGGGCCGATCGGACATGGGTTTTCTCCTCGCGTCGGCTCCTCGTCCACCAGGATATCGAGCGCAGCTCGCTCGCGGCCGTCCGAAGTGGTGGCGTGGCCGGGTTCGGGAAGGATCGTCCGGTCCCCGTCAACCGGCCGCCGCCGAGCCCGGAAGCTCGGGTGCCCGGGTCGCGGCGCCGACGAGTTCGGCCGTCACGGCCCAGAGCCGGCCGGCCAGCTCTTCGTCGAGGCCGTTCTTGCCCTGCCGGCTGAGCACCGGATGGCCGCGAAGGCCGCCGAGACCGCCGGGCCCGACGTAGGCGTTGCCGGGAACGTCCCGGGTCGCGGCACAGAGCACCGACAGCGCGCCCAGCTCGGGCGAGTTGGTGAGGAACCGGACCCGGTTGACGATGTCCGACCGCGAGTGGGCGGCCAGGCCGGTGCGGGCGATCCCCGGGCTGGCGAGCACCGAGCGGACCACGCTGCCCCTGGCGTCCAGGCGACGCTGCAGCTCCAGGGAGTGCAGCACGACGGCCAGCTTCGACGCCCGGTAGGCGGCCATCCCGTGGTACGGACGGGTGCGCCAGTCCAGGTCGGTCAGGTCGATCCTGCCCTGGCGGTGCAGCTGGCTCGTGACGTGCACCACCCGGTCGGTGACGTGCTCGAGCAGCAGGTTCGTCAGCACGAACGGGCCGAGGTAGTTGGTCGCCGTCTGCCGGTCGAAGCCGTCCGCCGTCCGCGCGGCGGGGATGTCCATGACCCCGGCGTTGTGGATCAGCACGTCGAGCTCCCCCGACCAGGCGGCGGCGAAGGCCCGCACCGAACCGAGGTCGGCCACGTCCAGCGGCCGGACGTCGAAGCTGCCGGGCCGCCCGGCGACGGCACGCCGTCCCCGGGCGGGGTCGCGCACCCCGAGCACGACCCGGGCTCCGGCCCGCGCCAGCGCGCGGGCCGTGATCAGGCCGAGCCCGCGGCCGGCGCCGGTGATCACCACGGTCCGGCCGTCGAAGCCGGGCATCTCGTTCTCTGTCCACTTGGTCATGCGTCCAGTGAACGGACCGCGGCCCGGACGAGGAAGGACACGCGCAACCACTGATCAGCAGGTCGTGGTCGAGCGACACCGGGGTCGCGACAATGAGGTCATGGACCGCATGTTCGACGCCGCCACGCTCGGCGCCTTCCTGCGCACCCGGCGGGCGGCGCTGCAACCGGAAGACGTCGGGCTCCGGCGCGGGCCACGCCGGCGCGCACCGGGCCTGCGGCGGGAAGAGGTCGCGGAGCTGTGCAGCATGTCCGCGGACTACTTCGCCCGCCTGGAACGCGGCGACGGGCCGCAGCCCTCCGAGCCGATGCTCGCGGCCGTCGCACGGGGTCTGCGGCTCACCCCCGACGAACGGGATCACCTGTTCCTCCTGGCGGGCCACCGCACGGCCCGCCGCGACCTGCGAGCCGAGCACGTCAGCCCCGGGCTGATGCGCGTCATGGACCGCATCGCCGACACCCCGGCCCAGGTCATGGGGCCGCTGGGCGAGACGCTGCTGCAGACCCCGTCCGCGGTCGCGCTGCTGGGCGAGCAGACGCAGTACACCGGCCACGCCCGCAGCGCGCCGTTCCGCTGGTTCACCGATCCGGCCGCCCGCGAGCGGTACCACCCCGGTGACCACGCCCGGAACAGCCGCGTCAACGTCGCCCAGCTGCGCGCGGCGGTCACCCGCGACGGACCCGGTTCGCCCGCCGCGGACCTCGTCGCGGCGATGCGCGCCACCAGCGACGAATTCGACCGGCTGTGGGAGCGTCACGAAGTGGGCCTCCGGCTCAGCGAGATCAAGCGGTTCGTCCACCCCGAGATCGGCCGGCTCGACCTCTACTGCCAGCTTCTCCTCGAGCCCGACCAGGGCCAGTCACTGCTCGTCTTCACCGCCACCCCGGGTACCGAGGACCAGGAAAAGCTCGCCCTGCTCACGGTGCTCGGCACCGAAGAATTCACCGTCGGAACCGCATGACGGCCGGGTGTTGACACCGCGACCCGGCTTGCCCAGCCTTATTGGCATCCTGTCAGTAACCTCGGGTGCCCGATCCAGGAGGCCGCGTGCCGGACGAAGGCCCGATCTCGCTGCGCCGCCGGCTCACCGGGCTGGCGCGCCCGGTCCGGCCGTCCCCGGGCGGCGCCTTGCCCCGGCAGCCCGACCTGCCCACCGGGCGCATGCTGGCGCTGCCGGGGCGGGGCAGCGTGTTCGCGCGGGGCAACCTGCACGACGGCTCGCTGCGGGGCCTCCCGGTCCTGCTGCTCCACGGCTGGACGCTCTCGCGGGACACCAACTTCTTCGGCCTGATGCCGAGCTTGGCGCGTCGCCACCCGTTCGCGGGGTTCGATCAACGCGGCCACGGCCGGACGGTTCTCGACGCCCGCCGCTTCACCGTCCCGGATCTGGCCGAGGACGCCCTGGCCGTCGCCCGTCGGGACCGCGTTGCCGGACTGGTGCTGTCGGCCACCGCGCTCAGCTACACCCAAACCCGGCGTGACCGTCTTTCCGGCGCGCCGTCGCAGCGACCGGACGGCTGCCCCGCTTCGGCGCCGGAACATCGGTCGCCGCCCGCTACTTCGGCGCCAACCGGCGGGTTCCGGAATTCGAGTCCCGGTGGCCGTGGCTCCGGCGCGAACTCGCGCGGGCCCCGCTGTCCCGGCACCTGGCCACGGGACGCGCGGTGGCCGGCTACGACCTGCGCGGCAAACTGGCCCCGCTGCACGGGATCCCAGCCACGGTCGTGATCACCGAAGGTGACGCGATCGGCCCACCGCGCCGGCAACGCCGGCTCGGCGCGAACTCGGTCTCGGTCCCGTTCGACCACGACTTCCCGGTCGCCCGGCCGGACACGTTCGGCGAGGCGATGCTCCGGGCCGTCGACGAGATCCAGGGCTGAGCGGCGCCCGCACCGGAACGCGAATCGCGGTCGCCGTCACCCTTTTTGCGCCACGCAAATGTCCGGCCGGCAGGCTCGTAGCGGCCGGGCCGCCCGGGGGGTTACGTTGGTCGTCGCGATGGTTGAACAGGCAGCCGTCTTCCGCAGCCACCCAGGGAGACAGGCATGAGCAGTGACCAGGACTGGCAGCGCGACAGGGAAGCCTTCGTGACCGACCGGCCTGCCGCCGGCCCCCTGGCCCGGCAGTTCGCGCAGCTGACACACACCCTGCTCACCGCTCCCACCGTGGAAGACGTGCTGCAAACCGTGCTCGACGCCACGACGGTGATGGTCCCGGCCGCCGACCTCGCCAGTTTCACCCTGCTCGACGCCGACGGGCACTTCCACACGCCGGCGGAGACCGACGAGGTCGCCATCGAACTCGACCGGCTGCAGTACCGGTTCCGGGAAGGCCCCTGCGTCGAGGCCGCCGACCCCGGCGGCCCGGCGGTGGCGATCGCCCCGGACCTCACCGCCGAACCACGCTGGCCCAAATGGGCCCCGGCCGCCACGCGACTCGGGATGGGTTCCGTCCTCTCCACCGCTCTCATCAGCGGACCGCCCAACGGCGAGTCCAGCGGCGCCCTCAACGTCTACTCCCGCTCCCGGCACGGGCTGGACGCGGCCGACCGCGACGTCCTGCTGCTGCTGGCCACCCACGCCTCCCTCGCCCTGGCCGCCACCGACGCCGTGACGCGCGCGGAACTGCAGGCCGCGCACCTGCGCAAGGCCATCGACAGCCGCGATGTGATCGGGCAGGCCAAGGGCATCATCATGGCGCGCCGAGGCGTCTCCGCGGACGCCGCCTTCGACGTCCTGCGGCGGACGTCCCAGGACCTCAACGTCAAGCTCGCCGACCTCGCCCGGACGCTCGCCGGCCGCCACACCGAGATCGACCTGCCCACCCGCTGACGGCCGCGAAGCGCCGGCCCACCTCTCGGCACGAAGCCCGGCTTGCGAGCCGTCCGTGTAATTCACACGATCAGGGGTACCCGGTCGTCCATGACTGTCTGTGCTCCCGACCACGCGCCGGCGAACGACGCGCTGACCGTCCCGACGCCGCGACGGTCCAACGAATACGCCCACTGCGCTCCCCTCTTCCACGAGCGCAGCCGCCTCGACGCCGAAGACCCCCGTCGCGCCGCCCTCCGCGAGCGGCTGATCACCGAGCACCTTCCGCTCGCCGAGCACATCGCGCGGCGGTTCAGCGGCCGCGGCGAGCCCTTCGAAGACCTGCTGCAGGTCGCGCGGACCGGGTTGATCCGCGCGGTCGACCGGTACGCCGCCGACCGCGGCAGCGACTTCGTGTCGTTCGCCGTGCCGACCATCATGGGCGAGGTGCGCCGGCACTTCCGCGACGTCGGCTGGTCGATGCGCGTTCCC
Protein-coding sequences here:
- a CDS encoding epoxide hydrolase family protein, which gives rise to MSDRPVLAVTDAELGELRTRLAGTRWPAPWPVIGWSAGTDPDELRRLVAHWASGYDWRAHEAAINALPHHFADLAGTPVHYLRFDGEAPDALPIVLTNGWPSSFLELTDFARRLATPSKHGGSAADSCTVIVPSLPGFAFSPQRPSLADPVPTHELWHLLMREELGFSRYAAHGGDLGAGITSRLAEAHPEAVIGIHLTAVAAPVAHDDESLTAPERAYLDSVATWSAREGAYQHQQSTRPVTLAYGLADSPAGLLAWIIEKYRAWSDCGGDLSSRFSDDFLLTQASLYWFTNTISTSFRPYYEYGEKLTRRVERVEVPTAVALFPADLTQPPRSWAERTYHVTRYTTMPRGGHFAAYEEPGLLARDITEFFRDLR
- a CDS encoding SDR family NAD(P)-dependent oxidoreductase gives rise to the protein MTKWTENEMPGFDGRTVVITGAGRGLGLITARALARAGARVVLGVRDPARGRRAVAGRPGSFDVRPLDVADLGSVRAFAAAWSGELDVLIHNAGVMDIPAARTADGFDRQTATNYLGPFVLTNLLLEHVTDRVVHVTSQLHRQGRIDLTDLDWRTRPYHGMAAYRASKLAVVLHSLELQRRLDARGSVVRSVLASPGIARTGLAAHSRSDIVNRVRFLTNSPELGALSVLCAATRDVPGNAYVGPGGLGGLRGHPVLSRQGKNGLDEELAGRLWAVTAELVGAATRAPELPGSAAAG
- a CDS encoding helix-turn-helix transcriptional regulator, whose translation is MDRMFDAATLGAFLRTRRAALQPEDVGLRRGPRRRAPGLRREEVAELCSMSADYFARLERGDGPQPSEPMLAAVARGLRLTPDERDHLFLLAGHRTARRDLRAEHVSPGLMRVMDRIADTPAQVMGPLGETLLQTPSAVALLGEQTQYTGHARSAPFRWFTDPAARERYHPGDHARNSRVNVAQLRAAVTRDGPGSPAADLVAAMRATSDEFDRLWERHEVGLRLSEIKRFVHPEIGRLDLYCQLLLEPDQGQSLLVFTATPGTEDQEKLALLTVLGTEEFTVGTA
- a CDS encoding alpha/beta fold hydrolase encodes the protein MPDEGPISLRRRLTGLARPVRPSPGGALPRQPDLPTGRMLALPGRGSVFARGNLHDGSLRGLPVLLLHGWTLSRDTNFFGLMPSLARRHPFAGFDQRGHGRTVLDARRFTVPDLAEDALAVARRDRVAGLVLSATALSYTQTRRDRLSGAPSQRPDGCPASAPEHRSPPATSAPTGGFRNSSPGGRGSGANSRGPRCPGTWPRDARWPATTCAANWPRCTGSQPRS
- a CDS encoding GAF and ANTAR domain-containing protein translates to MSSDQDWQRDREAFVTDRPAAGPLARQFAQLTHTLLTAPTVEDVLQTVLDATTVMVPAADLASFTLLDADGHFHTPAETDEVAIELDRLQYRFREGPCVEAADPGGPAVAIAPDLTAEPRWPKWAPAATRLGMGSVLSTALISGPPNGESSGALNVYSRSRHGLDAADRDVLLLLATHASLALAATDAVTRAELQAAHLRKAIDSRDVIGQAKGIIMARRGVSADAAFDVLRRTSQDLNVKLADLARTLAGRHTEIDLPTR